The following are from one region of the Hydrogenimonas sp. SS33 genome:
- the mltG gene encoding endolytic transglycosylase MltG: MRKNRTIASTILRTVEWSTFAVVIIIVSLVYYLTQPVRCSRVLYLPAGSSGSIITYLHRAGIDVNGLDRVLMRFLGYPQHGWIDIGSTRLTKADFLYKITHAKAALVPVTLIPGETRALFFDKLARQLGLDRRRLEEAYKKYAPYPDGVIWPETYYVPKGISAEHLAYYLVKRSLARHEALARKFFGLYNEKKWFRYVTIASIIQKEAADEKEMPIIASVIYNRLKKGMPLQMDGALNYGRYSHVKVTKRRIREDATRFNTYRYSGLPPWPVGSVSLDALKAAVKPAQTPYLYFVKGKNGRHIFTSRYSSHLKAIRSGKK; encoded by the coding sequence ATGAGAAAAAACAGAACGATCGCCAGCACGATTTTAAGGACGGTGGAGTGGAGCACTTTCGCTGTGGTGATTATCATCGTTTCACTTGTCTATTATCTCACCCAGCCGGTCAGGTGCAGCCGTGTCCTCTATCTGCCGGCAGGCTCAAGTGGTTCGATTATAACATATCTGCACCGTGCCGGCATCGACGTCAACGGACTCGACCGCGTGCTGATGCGTTTTCTGGGATACCCCCAGCACGGTTGGATCGACATCGGCTCCACCCGGCTCACCAAAGCCGACTTTCTTTACAAAATCACCCATGCCAAGGCGGCGCTGGTTCCCGTGACGCTGATACCGGGAGAGACGCGGGCCCTCTTCTTCGACAAACTGGCCAGGCAGCTGGGGCTCGACCGCCGTCGGCTCGAAGAGGCCTACAAAAAGTACGCCCCCTATCCCGACGGCGTCATCTGGCCCGAAACCTACTACGTCCCCAAAGGGATCAGCGCCGAGCATCTGGCCTACTACCTCGTCAAGCGCTCCCTCGCCCGACACGAAGCCCTCGCCAGGAAGTTTTTCGGCCTCTACAACGAGAAGAAATGGTTTCGATACGTAACGATCGCCTCCATCATCCAGAAAGAGGCGGCGGATGAAAAGGAGATGCCGATCATCGCGTCGGTCATCTACAACCGCCTCAAGAAGGGGATGCCGTTGCAGATGGACGGCGCCCTCAACTACGGCCGCTACTCCCATGTCAAAGTGACGAAACGGCGTATCCGGGAGGATGCCACCCGCTTCAACACCTACCGATATTCCGGGCTTCCGCCCTGGCCTGTGGGTTCCGTCTCCCTCGACGCCCTCAAAGCCGCCGTCAAACCGGCCCAGACCCCCTACCTCTACTTCGTCAAAGGCAAAAACGGACGCCATATCTTTACCAGCCGTTACAGTTCCCACCTCAAAGCCATCAGAAGTGGGAAAAAATGA